The Amblyomma americanum isolate KBUSLIRL-KWMA chromosome 3, ASM5285725v1, whole genome shotgun sequence genome window below encodes:
- the LOC144124496 gene encoding uncharacterized protein LOC144124496 translates to MERRTGQKYRTKYAYGKRKRKPPIPKQKRPAATEPHERRSAPISSHADVSSEASLPLESATSSESGGLAPSASHDIAVQYRPGLSSVFAAASGGAVPVQRDDGEVFPKQKRTVRTVHLPSESMTGSESVGPAPSSSRDIAVQYRPGLSSVFAAASDDAMPAQRDDGEVFPKQKCTVRTVHLPSESMTGSESVGPAPSSSRDIAVQYRPGLSSVFAAASDDTMPAQRDDGEVFPKQKRTVRTVHLPSESMTGSESGDPAPSTSRDIAVQHRPGQSSVFAAASDDAMPAQRDDSELFPKQKRTVQVHLEPRFVTLEAAEEQACSVRATLRAVSSTERKFGFARQTEEESAPDEDEFTLIQASVMNSIIGSLLCPKCSKKRLSLKHETKLGLAVKLVLSCGACGPIASHWSSKRKSEGRTFEVNIRAMQAIKTIGKGPTALNDFWATMNVSHRGLHQKTYQGHLKKLFKPGAEEAAQNIFADAVLAVKDIYSKMQPSSPSNITVVYDGTWLTRGHSSHIGVGCIIEFYTALVLDCTVLSNFCLGCCQQPAESDPSYGTWIEQHQCQKNTDVASGQMEVEAALILFRRSFSSYGLRYTNVICDGDSRTYLALCKDEVYGFIPLTKEDCINHVQKRMGTALRTLVARAKKGEPLGGKGGLTQDLIKKLTNYYGLALRRNTEVSDMQRAVMATLYHVTSTDDEPHHELCPPGPDSWCRHRSAQAKMEPPPPHKYKLPRRVAEALLPVYQRLSDPQLLERCKGNKTQNAAESLHSVIWSMISKDQHASLFAVETAVHEAVARYNFGNLRAYTEVCKSVGIKPGSLALERAQEKDKQRKRKACSAEKTKEQRHKKTPASKDTKYYSPGAF, encoded by the coding sequence ATGGAGCGTCGCACGGGCCAGAAGTACAGGACGAAGTATGCTTACGGGAAGCGTAAGCGCAAGCCTCCTATTCCAAAACAGAAGCGGCCAGCAGCAACTGAACCGCACGAACGGAGGTCCGCTCCGATATCCAGTCACGCCGATGTGTCGTCGGAAGCAAGCCTGCCCTTGGAATCAGCGACCAGCAGTGAATCTGGGGGCCTGGCGCCGTCCGCTAGccatgacatcgcagtgcagtaccgacccggactcagttccgtttttgcggcggcgagtggcggtgcggtgccggttcaacgggatgacggcgaagttttccctaagcagaagcgcaccgttcGAACGGTGCACCTGCCCTCGGAATCAATGACTGGCAGTGAATCTGTGGGCCCGGCGCCGTCCTcaagccgtgacatcgcagtgcagtaccgacccggactcagttccgtttttgcggcggcgagtgacGATGCGATGCCTGCTCAACGGGATGACGGTGAAGTTTTCCCTAAGCAGAAGTGCACCGTTCGAACGGTGCACCTGCCCTCGGAATCAATGACCGGCAGTGAATCTGTGGGCCCGGCGCCGTCCTcaagccgtgacatcgcagtgcagtaccgacccggactcagttccgtttttgcggcggcgagtgacGATACGATGCCAGCTCAACGGGATGACGGTGAAGTTTTCCCTaagcagaagcgcaccgttcGAACGGTGCACCTGCCCTCAGAATCAATGACCGGCAGTGAATCTGGGGACCCGGCGCCGTCCacaagccgtgacatcgcagtgcagcaCCGGCCCGGGcaaagttccgtttttgcggcggcgagtgacGATGCGATGCCAGCTCAACGGGATGACAGCGAGCTTTTTCCAAAACAGAAGCgcaccgttcaggtgcacctgGAACCACGTTTTGTGACCTTGGAAGCAGCTGAGGAGCAAGCGTGCAGCGTCCGTGCTACACTTCGCGCGGTGTCGTCAACGGAGCGCAAGTTCGGGTTCGCGCGGCAGACAGAGGAAGAATCGGCCCCAGATGAAGATGAATTCACATTAATTCAAGCTAGTGTAATGAATTCGATAATAGGGTCTTTACTGTGCCCAAAATGCTCTAAGAAGAGGTTGTCATTGAAGCACGAGACTAAACTGGGCCTAGCAGTAAAATTGGTGCTTTCCTGTGGTGCTTGCGGCCCTATTGCTTCACATTGGTCATCAAAAAGGAAGTCTGAAGGGAGGACTTTTGAGGTCAATATAAGAGCTATGCAAGCCATCAAGACCATTGGAAAAGGGCCCACTGCCCTGAACGACTTCTGGGCCACAATGAACGTCTCACATCGTGGGCTGCATCAAAAAACCTATCAGGGCCacctaaaaaaattgtttaaaccTGGAGCAGAGGAAGCTGCACAAAACATTTTTGCAGATGCTGTACTTGCTGTCAAAGACATCTACAGCAAGATGCAACCATCCAGCCCAAGTAACATAACAGTTGTGTATGATGGCACTTGGCTTACACGAGGCCACAGCTCTCACATTGGTGTAGGATGTATTATCGAATTTTATACCGCGCTTGTGCTGGATTGCACCGTACTGTCAAATTTCTGCCTAGGGTGCTGTCAGCAACCAGCGGAGAGTGACCCTAGCTATGGCACTTGGATTGAGCAGcatcagtgccagaaaaacacAGATGTTGCCTCAGGTCAGATGGAGGTGGAAGCTGCACTAATACTTTTCAGGCGTTCTTTCAGCAGCTATGGCCTTCGCTACACGAATGTCATATGTGATGGTGACAGCCGAACATATCTTGCACTCTGCAAAGATGAGGTATACGGCTTCATACCCCTGACTAAGGAGGACTGCATAAACCATGTGCAGAAGAGGATGGGCACTGCACTCCGCACACTGGTTGCAAGAGCAAAGAAAGGGGAGCCATTGGGTGGGAAAGGTGGACTTACGCAGGACCTAATTAAAAAACTGACCAATTACTATGGTTTAGCCTTGCGCAGAAACACCGAAGTCAGTGACATGCAAAGGGCCGTGATGGCCACATTGTACCATGTGACATCTACAGATGACGAGCCTCATCATGAGCTGTGCCCACCTGGCCCTGACAGTTGGTGCAGACATAGGTCAGCACAGGCCAAAATGGAGCCACCACCGCCTCATAAGTACAAGCTACCAAGACGTGTAGCAGAGGCATTGCTACCTGTCTACCAACGCCTGTCTGACCCGCAACTGCTGGAGCGTTGCAAGGGCAACAAGACGCAGAATGCTGCAGAAAGCTTAcattctgtcatctggtcaaTGATTTCCAAAGATCAGCATGCTTCATTGTTTGCAGTGGAGACTGCAGTCCATGAAGCAGTTGCACGCTACAACTTTGGTAACTTGCGTGCCTACACTGAAGTATGCAAGTCTGTGGGCATCAAACCCGGTAGCCTTGCCCTTGAGAGAGCTCAGGAGAaggacaaacaaagaaaaagaaaagcatgcagtgcagaaaaaacgaaagagcAAAGGCATAAGAAGACCCCTGCAAGCAAAGACACCAAGTATTACAGCCCTGGGGCATTCTGA